A segment of the Desulfotomaculum sp. genome:
TATTGGCCGGGCCCAAACCGGTACAGGCAAAACCGCTGCCTATGGGATACCTCTGGTAGATAGGTGCGAACAAAACCTGGAACAGATCCAAGGTCTGGTTATTGTCCCAACCCGCGAGTTGGCTATGCAGGTGGCCGAGGAACTTAATAAGATCGGCAGCCAGAAAAAAATTCGTTCCTTACCCATCTATGGCGGTCAGGATATAGAACGGCAAATACGGGCGCTTAAAAACCGCCCACAAATTCTTGTAGGAACTCCGGGCAGGTTGATGGATCACTTGCGTCGTAGAACCATCAGACTAAATCAAATAAAAATACTGGTATTGGATGAGGCTGATGAAATGCTTAAAATGGGTTTTAAAGAGGATATTGAGGAAATACTCAAACAAGCCCCAGAGGAACGCCAAAACCTGTTATTTTGTGCTACTATGCCCTTGTATATTCAAAATCTTGCCCGTGAATTTTTTAATAATCCGGAAATGGTACATATTGATCCCCGGGTTGTGACTGTGCTAAATACCGAACAGCAATATATTGAGGTGCCGGAAAGGCAAAAACTAGATGTCCTATGCCGTTTACTTGATATTCAAAATCCTGAACTAGCTATAGTATTTGGCGGGACCAAGCGAAGGGTTGATGAAATTGCTGAAGCTTTGATTAAACGAGGATATCTAGCGGATGGGATTCACGGGGATTTGTCACAGAGCCAGCGGGATATGGTCATGCGTAAGTTTAAAAATGGGACGAATGACATTTTGGTGGCAACCGACGTTGCCGCCCGTGGTTTAGACATTAGCGGAGTAACCCACATTTACAACTTTGATATACCACAGGATGCAGAGTGGTATATCCACCGCATAGGCAGGACTGGCCGAGCTGGAGAAACCGGTCTGGCAATTACTTTTGTAACTTCGAGAGAAATAGGACACTTGAAATACATCGAAGAGTTGATTAAGCATAAGATAATTCGCAAACCCATGCCTACCTCGAATGATGCTTTGGCCGGACAGCAGCAGATAGTAGTGAATAATCTGCTGGAGGCGGCATATAAAGAGGATATTCAAGCCTACAAGACACTGGCTGAGGGCTTGTTGGAGGAACATGATTCGGTTACTATGTTAGCTGCGGCGTTAAAGATTATGACTCGTGAGCCAGAAGATAAGCCCTTGCCGGTTTTGACTGAGGCTCCTCCAATCCATCTTAGAAGTGTTAGTAAACCTAAAGCAACTAATACCAGCCATCGTCATAAAACAGGTATCTCACGCAAAACGATTCACCTCCGTACTCCGAAGCGCAGCCGATAGGGGTAAAACGGATGGGCTTTTCCAGAGCGATGTCAATATCTAATAAGTCAATCCTGACCCCATGCTATTATTTTTGTCTTAATAGGTAACCGTTCTCGTATAGCGGCGCCAGCACTCTCCCAGGGATATTCATTCGAGTTTAAATGCAAAATATATTGTATATTGGTTATTCTGGAGGTCTTTCCCAGTTGTCTAAGATAAGATTGTATTTATTTCTGTCAATCCTTCTCGTATTTTTTACGCTTATAACAGGCTGCAGTTCACCTCCCCGTAAACTTGATCAATCATTTCAGCCAAAAGCAGAAAACAAACAGGTTTATCTGGTCAATAACGCTGTCGAAGATATCCTGGCGGATGCCGACAGCAGCTCGGAGAGAGTCACCCAGGCGCTGTTGGGAGATCCGGTGCAGATCATT
Coding sequences within it:
- a CDS encoding DEAD/DEAH box helicase, producing MTSFHELNIDTVIITALGNMGFEEPTPIQEMTIPIAIMGRDVIGRAQTGTGKTAAYGIPLVDRCEQNLEQIQGLVIVPTRELAMQVAEELNKIGSQKKIRSLPIYGGQDIERQIRALKNRPQILVGTPGRLMDHLRRRTIRLNQIKILVLDEADEMLKMGFKEDIEEILKQAPEERQNLLFCATMPLYIQNLAREFFNNPEMVHIDPRVVTVLNTEQQYIEVPERQKLDVLCRLLDIQNPELAIVFGGTKRRVDEIAEALIKRGYLADGIHGDLSQSQRDMVMRKFKNGTNDILVATDVAARGLDISGVTHIYNFDIPQDAEWYIHRIGRTGRAGETGLAITFVTSREIGHLKYIEELIKHKIIRKPMPTSNDALAGQQQIVVNNLLEAAYKEDIQAYKTLAEGLLEEHDSVTMLAAALKIMTREPEDKPLPVLTEAPPIHLRSVSKPKATNTSHRHKTGISRKTIHLRTPKRSR